A portion of the Halobacillus ihumii genome contains these proteins:
- a CDS encoding type III polyketide synthase: MSYILSTGIQTADYHYTQSEIQKLVHRVFPMSNHEKNRLMPIFEHADIERRQLSAELSWYEKGHSLKESNELYHASALRYCAQAIRKCLSSQEFLTQAIDPNLIDHMIVVSSTGILTPTLDAYLIDELGCKQSIKRTPIFGLGCAGGTSAIAKAHEYLQGAKKSNVLVVCVELCSLTFQPNDSSVSNFVGTALFGDGASAVLMAGEASPLVGRQTATVPKIEHVSTRTKPQSQSVMGWKVVNTGFEVVFNKSIPNLVRNFWFVHVQDFLQQMDWDIEQLPFLVAHPGGKKVLEAYEDVWNLPKSALDFSKNILRGHGNMSSPTVHFVLEQAMKSNPDRKTRSIMASLGPGFTSELVSLEWS; encoded by the coding sequence ATGTCCTACATACTTTCAACAGGTATTCAAACCGCTGATTATCATTATACACAGTCAGAAATTCAAAAGCTTGTTCATCGTGTTTTTCCCATGTCAAATCATGAGAAAAACAGGCTGATGCCGATCTTTGAACATGCTGATATAGAGCGGCGTCAATTATCAGCTGAATTATCCTGGTACGAAAAAGGGCATTCGCTGAAAGAAAGTAACGAACTCTACCACGCGAGTGCCCTCCGATATTGTGCACAGGCGATTAGAAAATGTTTGAGCAGCCAAGAGTTTCTTACGCAAGCAATAGATCCAAATCTGATCGATCACATGATCGTCGTTTCCTCTACGGGTATTTTGACTCCTACGCTCGATGCTTATCTAATTGACGAGTTAGGGTGCAAACAATCAATCAAACGGACGCCAATTTTTGGGCTTGGTTGTGCAGGGGGAACGAGTGCAATAGCTAAAGCTCATGAATACTTGCAAGGGGCTAAGAAAAGTAACGTGTTAGTCGTTTGTGTTGAACTTTGCAGTTTAACTTTTCAGCCCAATGATTCGAGTGTGAGCAATTTTGTGGGAACTGCATTATTTGGAGATGGCGCTTCCGCTGTTTTAATGGCAGGAGAGGCATCCCCTTTGGTTGGTCGCCAAACCGCTACTGTCCCCAAAATAGAGCATGTAAGCACAAGAACGAAGCCGCAAAGTCAGTCAGTAATGGGATGGAAGGTCGTGAACACAGGGTTTGAAGTAGTATTTAACAAGAGCATTCCAAACCTAGTGCGAAATTTTTGGTTTGTACATGTTCAAGATTTTCTTCAGCAGATGGATTGGGACATAGAGCAGCTTCCTTTTCTCGTTGCACATCCGGGCGGAAAAAAAGTATTGGAAGCCTATGAAGATGTGTGGAATCTGCCTAAGAGTGCGTTGGACTTTTCCAAAAATATTTTAAGAGGCCATGGCAATATGTCGTCTCCCACCGTTCATTTTGTGCTTGAGCAAGCTATGAAAAGTAATCCTGACCGAAAAACACGTTCTATTATGGCTTCCTTAGGTCCTGGCTTTACATCCGAACTTGTAAGTCTGGAGTGGAGCTAA
- a CDS encoding SDR family NAD(P)-dependent oxidoreductase, with the protein MYLPNFRLDNNLAVVTGGTKGIGRATAISFAQSGADVIIIARNKQDLLNTKSEIEFYGQKAWTVQADVNDYDSIIEEVDDIRDGRPLDIWVNNAGMNIRSLAEDVSEAEWEKIISTNMKSAFFLAQYAAKTMKPVKRGKIINISSVGGHTALRTGVVYAMTKSALIQMTKNLALEWGSDQINVNAIGPWYFETALTEQLLNDEDYVADILDRTPLKRIGKLEEITGAAVFLASDAGNYMTGQTLFVDGGMTIYGF; encoded by the coding sequence ATGTACTTACCAAATTTCAGATTAGATAACAACTTAGCTGTCGTCACAGGTGGAACAAAAGGGATCGGACGGGCTACAGCCATATCTTTTGCTCAATCCGGAGCAGATGTAATAATAATCGCCAGAAATAAACAGGACTTACTAAACACAAAAAGTGAAATAGAATTCTATGGGCAGAAAGCTTGGACTGTACAAGCTGATGTCAACGACTATGATAGCATCATCGAAGAAGTAGACGACATTCGTGATGGTCGTCCGCTCGACATATGGGTGAATAATGCTGGGATGAATATTAGAAGCCTGGCAGAGGATGTATCAGAGGCAGAGTGGGAGAAGATCATTTCTACCAATATGAAAAGCGCCTTTTTCTTAGCTCAATATGCTGCTAAAACTATGAAGCCGGTGAAAAGGGGTAAAATTATTAATATTTCTTCAGTGGGCGGCCATACCGCATTAAGGACAGGTGTTGTTTATGCCATGACCAAAAGTGCATTAATCCAAATGACCAAAAACCTGGCGCTGGAGTGGGGTTCTGACCAGATTAATGTGAACGCCATCGGTCCATGGTATTTTGAAACCGCTTTGACAGAACAGTTATTAAATGATGAAGATTATGTTGCGGATATTTTAGACAGAACACCTTTGAAACGTATCGGGAAACTTGAAGAAATCACTGGTGCTGCCGTTTTTTTAGCATCCGATGCTGGAAACTACATGACAGGACAGACGCTTTTTGTCGATGGAGGAATGACTATATACGGTTTTTAA
- a CDS encoding carboxypeptidase M32 translates to MIQSIEQKFKNLLKEQASYEEAIGLMAWDLRTKAPKKAVDQRSEVIGVLSQKVHEIQTSEKMKEYLDTLTDASTDSIIQKAVEEARESYERTVKLPAEEYKAYVTLQSKAESMWAEAKGSNDFKGFQPYLEELVSYNRLFADYWGYDNHKYDALLHNYEPGVTVEVLDQVFPKVRKALTGLLEQIKQASDQPDPSLLKGHFPKDKQEAFSHEILKRMGYNFEAGRLDETVHPFAIGLNSNDVRVTTKYDEKDFRTAVFGTIHEGGHALYEQNIDPALAFTPLDTGTSMGIHESQSLFWENFVARSKPFWQNHYELFKRHAPDRFSSTSLEDFYRAVNEVKPSMIRIEADELTYSLHIMIRYELEKALIGGEIEVKDLPGLWNEKMQEYLGITPQNDSEGVLQDIHWSGGDFGYFPSYSLGYMYAAQLHHTMKQEISFNDVIQKGDFKQIQQWLTERIHKFGKMKKPLEMINDVTGEGLNPDYLIAYLTNKYQDIYKL, encoded by the coding sequence ATGATCCAGTCAATTGAACAAAAGTTTAAGAATCTGCTTAAAGAACAAGCTTCTTATGAAGAAGCAATTGGACTAATGGCTTGGGATTTGCGCACAAAAGCACCTAAAAAAGCAGTCGATCAAAGATCAGAAGTAATAGGTGTGTTATCTCAAAAAGTTCATGAAATACAAACATCAGAAAAAATGAAAGAGTACTTAGATACTTTGACTGATGCTTCAACTGACTCAATTATACAAAAAGCCGTCGAAGAGGCCAGAGAAAGCTATGAACGAACTGTGAAACTCCCTGCAGAAGAGTATAAAGCTTATGTGACGTTACAATCTAAAGCAGAATCTATGTGGGCTGAAGCTAAAGGATCTAATGATTTCAAGGGTTTCCAGCCATATTTAGAGGAACTTGTCTCTTATAACCGTCTTTTCGCAGATTACTGGGGTTATGATAATCATAAATATGACGCACTGCTTCACAATTATGAACCAGGGGTTACTGTTGAAGTGCTCGATCAAGTATTTCCGAAGGTTCGCAAAGCACTAACCGGATTGTTGGAACAAATTAAACAGGCTTCAGACCAACCTGATCCTTCTTTATTAAAAGGGCATTTTCCTAAGGACAAACAGGAAGCCTTCAGCCACGAAATCTTAAAACGCATGGGTTATAATTTTGAAGCTGGACGTTTAGATGAAACCGTTCATCCTTTTGCAATTGGTCTAAATTCTAATGATGTTCGTGTAACGACAAAATATGATGAAAAAGATTTTCGGACGGCTGTGTTCGGTACGATTCACGAAGGAGGACACGCCCTTTATGAGCAAAACATTGATCCAGCTTTAGCATTTACTCCGCTTGACACTGGAACCTCTATGGGGATACATGAATCTCAATCACTATTTTGGGAAAATTTTGTTGCGAGGAGTAAGCCATTTTGGCAAAATCACTATGAGCTGTTTAAAAGACACGCCCCCGATCGATTTTCTTCCACCAGCCTAGAGGACTTCTATAGAGCAGTGAATGAAGTAAAACCTTCAATGATCCGAATCGAGGCCGACGAGCTTACTTATTCTCTTCATATTATGATTCGCTATGAGTTGGAAAAAGCATTAATCGGCGGCGAAATCGAAGTGAAAGATTTACCAGGTTTATGGAATGAGAAAATGCAGGAATATCTCGGTATTACACCTCAAAATGATTCAGAAGGGGTCTTGCAGGACATTCACTGGTCTGGAGGAGATTTTGGTTATTTCCCTTCGTATTCACTAGGATATATGTATGCAGCCCAACTTCATCATACAATGAAGCAGGAAATATCTTTCAATGATGTGATTCAAAAAGGAGATTTCAAGCAAATTCAACAGTGGTTGACAGAGCGCATCCACAAATTCGGTAAGATGAAAAAACCGTTAGAAATGATCAATGATGTGACGGGTGAGGGTTTAAATCCTGACTATTTAATAGCCTATTTAACTAATAAGTATCAGGATATATATAAGTTATAA
- a CDS encoding THUMP domain-containing class I SAM-dependent RNA methyltransferase, with translation MSQNVTLIATAAMGLEAIVAREVRALGYEDIQVENGRVVFTAPVSAIPRANLWLRTADRVKLLVGKFKAFSFDELFEKTKALPWESFISEDGEFPVVGKSVKSKLYSVPDCQSIVKKAVVERLKKKYGVASILKETGDFYRVEIAIHKDEALLTLDTSGSGLHKRGYRVGQGEAPLKETLAAALIQVTNWHPDEPFVDPFCGSGTIAIEAALIGQNIAPGFNREFASENWEFISQNNWDQAFEEAEDFANYDQPLDITGSDISHDMIQIAQNNAIEAGLGDLVKWKQMQVKDFRPRQENGYLISNPPYGERMGDRPEVEEMYRDLGVIMRDYPSWSTYILTSHENFESLYGKKATKKRKLFNGFIKTDYYQYFGKKVR, from the coding sequence ATGTCACAAAATGTAACTTTAATTGCAACAGCTGCGATGGGGCTTGAGGCAATTGTCGCACGTGAAGTTCGTGCTTTAGGATATGAAGATATACAAGTAGAGAATGGCCGTGTTGTATTTACTGCCCCTGTATCTGCCATTCCTCGTGCTAACTTATGGCTTCGGACAGCTGATCGTGTAAAGCTGCTGGTTGGCAAATTTAAAGCCTTCAGCTTTGATGAATTGTTTGAAAAAACGAAAGCCCTTCCCTGGGAGTCATTTATTTCTGAAGATGGAGAATTCCCGGTTGTTGGTAAGTCAGTTAAATCTAAACTCTATAGTGTGCCTGATTGCCAATCAATTGTTAAAAAAGCGGTTGTTGAAAGGTTGAAGAAAAAATACGGGGTAGCTTCTATTTTGAAGGAAACGGGTGACTTTTACCGCGTTGAAATTGCTATACATAAAGATGAAGCCTTGCTCACTCTTGATACATCCGGAAGCGGCTTACATAAACGAGGCTACCGTGTTGGTCAAGGGGAGGCCCCTTTAAAGGAGACATTAGCAGCAGCGTTAATTCAAGTTACTAATTGGCATCCAGACGAGCCATTTGTGGATCCTTTTTGCGGGTCAGGAACGATTGCGATAGAGGCGGCGCTAATCGGTCAAAATATTGCACCTGGATTCAATCGTGAATTTGCATCAGAAAACTGGGAGTTTATATCACAGAATAATTGGGATCAGGCTTTCGAGGAAGCAGAGGATTTTGCTAATTATGATCAGCCGTTAGATATCACCGGATCTGATATTAGCCACGACATGATTCAAATTGCACAAAACAATGCTATCGAAGCGGGACTTGGTGACCTTGTAAAATGGAAGCAAATGCAAGTGAAGGATTTTCGCCCGAGACAGGAAAATGGCTATCTGATATCCAATCCTCCTTATGGCGAAAGAATGGGGGATCGGCCAGAAGTCGAAGAGATGTATCGTGATTTAGGGGTGATTATGAGAGATTATCCGTCCTGGAGCACTTACATCCTCACGTCTCATGAAAACTTTGAATCGTTATATGGAAAGAAGGCCACGAAGAAGCGTAAGCTCTTTAATGGTTTCATTAAAACGGATTACTACCAGTATTTTGGGAAAAAGGTAAGATAA
- the gpsB gene encoding cell division regulator GpsB, producing the protein MSDEKFNLDGKTILEKDFKTSMRGYNQEEVDEFLDQVIQDYETFNKEIDRLIQENDRLKKSPTREAAPPQRSRQVTNNNHQVNYDILKRVSNLEKAVFGKKYAEE; encoded by the coding sequence ATGAGTGATGAAAAGTTTAATTTGGATGGAAAAACGATATTAGAAAAAGACTTTAAGACTTCTATGCGTGGGTACAATCAGGAAGAAGTGGATGAATTTCTGGATCAAGTGATTCAGGATTATGAAACATTTAACAAAGAGATAGACAGACTGATCCAGGAAAATGACCGCTTAAAGAAATCGCCAACAAGAGAAGCAGCACCGCCGCAGCGATCAAGACAGGTAACGAATAATAATCATCAGGTTAATTATGATATCTTAAAGCGAGTGTCTAACTTGGAAAAGGCGGTATTTGGTAAAAAGTATGCAGAAGAGTAA
- a CDS encoding SLOG family protein, whose product MRTMVITGYKPMEMGIFKHDDPKVDFVKEAIKKRLVQLIEEGLEWVILSGQMGVELWAAEVIVDLKEEYPIKLGVIPPFQNQHSKWPDQLQLVYDKITELADFYKPIYEKEYEGPYQFRARDQFLIEHSDGCMVLYDEDTPGTPKYFLNLVQTYLEHHSYDLIYITPVDLEETVEEVRMRNPEFWSQ is encoded by the coding sequence ATGAGAACAATGGTTATAACCGGGTACAAGCCTATGGAAATGGGTATATTTAAACATGATGATCCTAAAGTTGATTTTGTAAAGGAAGCGATTAAGAAAAGGTTAGTTCAATTAATAGAAGAAGGTCTTGAGTGGGTAATACTTTCTGGTCAGATGGGCGTGGAGCTCTGGGCAGCGGAAGTTATAGTAGACCTTAAAGAGGAATACCCCATCAAGCTTGGTGTCATCCCCCCATTTCAAAACCAACATTCCAAATGGCCTGATCAACTTCAGCTTGTTTATGATAAAATTACAGAACTAGCTGATTTTTATAAGCCGATTTATGAGAAGGAATATGAAGGACCTTACCAATTTCGTGCGAGGGATCAATTCCTTATCGAACATTCAGATGGCTGTATGGTACTTTATGATGAAGATACCCCCGGGACGCCGAAATATTTCCTAAACCTTGTCCAAACCTATTTGGAACACCATTCCTATGATCTAATCTACATAACTCCAGTAGATTTAGAAGAAACAGTCGAAGAGGTACGCATGAGAAATCCAGAATTCTGGAGTCAATAA
- a CDS encoding CotD family spore coat protein, whose translation MFHRQCPHVRHCRPVIYPVHHCVQDNYFVENMDHIHPSHLTIQNHHLLNNYHYFPHTVSQTNNYNVEDHYMPQGMEPEGYNWMDAQMEQGPMGMPQGQMQGQMDSMPSIPMPPQPFNMPEE comes from the coding sequence ATGTTTCATCGTCAATGTCCTCATGTGAGACACTGTCGCCCGGTTATTTACCCAGTGCATCATTGTGTGCAAGATAATTACTTTGTGGAGAATATGGACCATATCCACCCATCCCATTTGACGATACAAAATCATCATTTATTAAATAATTATCATTACTTCCCACACACCGTTTCACAAACGAACAATTATAATGTAGAGGATCATTATATGCCTCAAGGTATGGAACCGGAGGGGTATAACTGGATGGATGCCCAAATGGAACAAGGACCGATGGGAATGCCTCAGGGGCAAATGCAGGGACAAATGGATTCGATGCCATCAATTCCTATGCCGCCTCAACCGTTTAATATGCCAGAAGAATAA
- a CDS encoding cytidine deaminase, which yields MNKEKLIQEAKAIRERAYVPYSKFKVGASLLTMDGTLYTGCNIENAAYPVTCCAERVAIFKAIADGHHEFKEIAVVADTERPVPPCGACRQVMSEFFNPDGKIHTTNLHGNTRTVSMEELLPFSFSSNDLQEETK from the coding sequence TTGAACAAAGAAAAATTAATACAAGAAGCAAAAGCAATAAGAGAACGAGCCTATGTTCCTTATTCCAAGTTTAAGGTAGGAGCATCCTTGCTTACGATGGATGGTACCTTATATACAGGCTGTAATATTGAAAATGCAGCATATCCTGTAACTTGTTGTGCTGAACGAGTGGCGATATTTAAAGCCATAGCCGATGGACATCATGAGTTTAAGGAAATAGCTGTCGTTGCAGATACGGAACGTCCGGTTCCACCGTGTGGAGCCTGTCGTCAAGTTATGAGTGAGTTTTTTAATCCAGATGGGAAGATTCACACAACTAACCTTCATGGAAACACGAGAACGGTCTCTATGGAAGAGTTGCTGCCATTCTCATTTTCTTCTAATGATTTGCAGGAGGAAACGAAATAA
- a CDS encoding DUF1798 family protein: MSLKETTIKIKQMIDDLHEQFIETEYPADTKSLEFFHKVKSETAPMFELTSQWLEEAEEFVKSRSVSVHPNQVKSTHENMEMLILHSYYHDVERKRFKELHQSSHYVLDMVLNDLEK; this comes from the coding sequence ATGTCACTTAAAGAAACTACAATAAAGATTAAACAGATGATTGATGATCTTCATGAACAATTTATAGAAACTGAGTATCCAGCAGATACAAAAAGCTTGGAATTTTTTCATAAAGTGAAAAGCGAAACGGCTCCCATGTTTGAGTTGACAAGTCAATGGTTAGAAGAAGCCGAGGAATTTGTGAAAAGTCGCAGTGTATCTGTGCATCCCAATCAGGTAAAATCCACCCATGAGAATATGGAAATGTTGATATTACACAGTTATTATCATGATGTAGAAAGGAAGCGTTTTAAAGAACTGCATCAATCTTCCCACTATGTTCTGGATATGGTCTTAAATGATTTGGAAAAATAG
- the recU gene encoding Holliday junction resolvase RecU produces MNYPNGRKGVSQKSLKQGKTKATFSNRGMTLEEDIALTNDYYRHANIAVVHKKPTPVQIVNVDYPKRSAAVIKEAYFKQASTTDFNGVYRGRYIDFEAKETKNKTSFPLSNIHQHQIDHMRACDTHGGICFIIVKFAVYEEVYFLPAVKLFLYWDDQFQGGRKSIPYEHMKVEGELLPFHYQARVDYAAALDKLYF; encoded by the coding sequence TTGAATTATCCCAATGGAAGAAAAGGCGTAAGCCAGAAATCGTTAAAACAAGGGAAAACAAAGGCCACTTTTAGTAATAGAGGTATGACCTTAGAAGAGGATATTGCATTAACCAATGACTATTATAGACACGCAAATATTGCAGTTGTACACAAAAAGCCGACACCTGTCCAAATAGTAAATGTAGACTATCCAAAAAGAAGTGCAGCAGTCATTAAAGAAGCATACTTCAAACAAGCTTCAACAACGGATTTTAATGGAGTTTATCGAGGTCGTTATATTGACTTCGAGGCGAAGGAAACAAAGAATAAGACCTCCTTCCCTTTAAGCAACATCCACCAGCATCAAATTGATCATATGCGCGCATGTGACACTCACGGAGGCATATGCTTTATTATTGTCAAATTTGCCGTATATGAAGAGGTTTATTTTCTACCCGCAGTCAAACTTTTTTTGTATTGGGATGATCAATTTCAAGGCGGGCGAAAATCAATTCCCTATGAGCATATGAAAGTTGAAGGAGAACTCCTCCCCTTTCATTATCAAGCAAGGGTTGATTATGCTGCTGCTTTAGATAAGCTCTATTTTTGA